A single window of Arvicanthis niloticus isolate mArvNil1 chromosome 20, mArvNil1.pat.X, whole genome shotgun sequence DNA harbors:
- the Cd164 gene encoding sialomucin core protein 24, protein MSGAYRRLLWAATCLAALCVSAAQDTSSIGPNVTDTPTTTSKGVPTTLTPTKPPETCGSFNSCVSCTNAISTNNLTCFWIECHEANQTYCSSESVMNCTQKNNTHDCSAVTPSTTPVPTNSTAKPTTRPSSPTPTPSVVTSAGTANTTLTPTSQPERKSTFDAASFIGGIVLVLGVQAVIFFLYKFCKSKERNYHTL, encoded by the exons ATGTCGGGCGCCTACCGCCGACTGCTCTGGGCCGCCACCTGCCTCGCCGCGCTCTGCGTGTCGGCCGCGCAGGATACCAGCAGCATAGGTCCCAACGTGACGGACACGCCGACCACGACCAGCAAAGGGGTCCCGACGACGCTCACGCCCACCAAGCCGCCAG AAACCTGTGGGAGCTTCAACAGCTGTGTTTCCTGTACTAATGCCATCAGTACTAATAATTTGACCTGTTTTTGGATAGAGTGCCATGAAG CAAATCAGACCTATTGTTCAAGTGAATCAGTAATGAATTGTACCCAGAAGAACAACACTCACGACTGTTCTG caGTAACTCCTTCTACCACTCCAGTGCCAACCAATTCTACAG CTAAACCCACAACTCGACCTTCCTCTCCTACACCTACTCCCTCAGTTGTCACATCAG CAGGTACAGCAAATACCACTCTGACTCCAACCTCACAGCCTGAGCGGAAGTCTACCTTTGATGCAGCCAGCTTCATTGGAGGAATCGTCCTTGTCTTGGGTGTGCAGGCTGTAATATTCTTTCTCTATAAATTCTGCAAATCTAAAGAACGAAATTACCATACTCTGTAA